DNA sequence from the Chloroherpetonaceae bacterium genome:
ATGAGAATGTCCTACCTGAAATCACTTGGCTTTTTGGACTTTCTGCTTTAGGGAGAATTGTTTATTCCGATAAAACTTATTGTGTAAAACGGCATTACGAAGGAAGCGTTCAAGCCAATTGGGAAAAAACCACACGACATGCACTAAGCTGGTATTTTGGAATGATTTTCCAAATTATTTACCATCCTTCAAATTTCATTGAAAATCTTTATCTCTTTTGGGGAATTTCGATTTGGATCATCAAAAGAAGGGTTGAAAAATATTCGTATATCCCGTTTTTTTCTAAAATAAATTATTCGGTAAAAAGCATTTTTAGAAAATCTTGCGGTTTAGAAAAATCTGAAATTCTCATTTTTCCGGAAGTTCATCTAAGAGATTTCGAAAAAAGGCAGGAGAGAATTCGCTTCTTTCAATCTAAAAACAATCCTTTAATTATTTTTGAATAGTCTTCAATATTCCTAAGCTATTTTCAAATGATTTCAAAAAACCGATACTCTATCCTTTAGGTCTTTAGGCCGAGATTCTACAAGATCGGCAAAATTTAAAACCCTCAAACATTTAATTTTTCCTTAACGGACGATTCTCTATCTTTACGGCAGTTGTTAGTTGCCCAAAACAGACGGGAATCATTCCCTCCTGTGACGGCAGATTCGAATTCGAAATTCTGTTAAATCTAGAAAATTGACTCACCGAAAGCCACTTTTCAAATTCCGCTTCCTTTCGCTGTTCTGCATTGGAGCCTTTTGCATGTTCATTGCCTTGGCTTCACTGAACGCGCAATCATTTACACAATTTGACGACCGCCAAACGACCGACATCGGTAATATTCGCCTTGGAATGACAAATTACGGCGTCATTGGCAATGCCAATCGTTATTTTCAAAATGGCGTTCCCTCGTGCGAATACCCAAAAGGCTCCGGCATCGAGCATCTCTTTAATGGCGGTTTGTGGATTGGAGCCATTCAACAAGGTCAAATCAAAGTCACGACTGCCGCGAATGTTGAAACCGGCAATAGCAACGGCGACCCTAGCGCGCGCGATTATGAATTCTCCGCCACTTCCGGCGTCTCGACCCGCTCTTCACTTTTGAATAGTGCGGTTTTTGACCCACGCGCGATTAGCCATCAAGATTTTCTCGCGGAAATGACCGATTCGCTCATTTTTCGCCCTATTTCGAACGCACAAATAGCAAATCACAATCCGCTCAAAGTTCAAGTACGCTTTGCCGGTTACTCTTGGAACTTCGTCTTTGCTGATATGTTTGTAATACTTAATTACACCATCATCAATCGCAGTTCCGATTCACTCACCCAATTGCATGCGGGGATGTTCACCAATGCCGTGGTACGAAATAACCGAGTCACGCCACCCGGTAGCGGCGGAACAAATTACTACAATAAAGGCGCAGGTGGTTTTATCGATTCGCTTTACGCCCTCTACAAATATGATAAAGCCGGCGAACCCGACCGCACCCAAAGTTATTTTTCAGTTCGTTATCTCGGCGGCATCTTTCAAAATGATTTGTACAACCCTGCCATTCGCAGCGGATTTAATGTCAATTACCAATCGTGGCAATTTACAGGAACACAGTTACCACGCCCTATCAACGATTTCGAGCGGTTTGATCGAATGCGCACCACCATTGGCCCCTCTTCCTCCCTTCGAGCACTCATCAGCGGTGTCGCCGATAACCGCGTTGAACTGATTGCCGCAGGGCCTTTTCCAAGTCTTGCCCCCGGCGATTCCGTTACGGTTTCATTTGCCATCGTTTGTGCACGTGCAACCGGCGGTGTCAATGAATACATCAATGACTCAACCTCCGCTAAAACCACATTAATCCAAAATCTAGCTCTTGCCCAACAAACCTTCAACGGCGAAGACCGCAACAGCAACGGCGTACTTGACTTAGGCGAAGACCTCAATAACAACGGCCGACTTGATCGCTTTATTCTGCCTTCCCCGCCGCCGATTCCACGTTTTCGTGTGGTGCCTGAAGATAAAAAAGTAACCCTATATTGGGATAACAGTGCCGAAACCGCGATTGACCCACTTTCTAACCTTCGCGACTTTGAAGGGTATAGAATTTACCGAACCAATGCAGGCGATGATTTCCGTGATGGGCTCTCGCTTTCGCTTCGCTTTACCAGCCAATTTGACATCTCCGGTAATCGAATTGGATTTGATAATGGGTTTAATTCGATTCGCCTCCCTTCACCCATTCAATTCAATGGTGACACAACCAAATATGTTTATCGGTACATATTTGATAATCTGCTCAATGGCTGGCAGTATGGTTTCAGTGTAACATCTTTCGACTCCGGTAACGGGTCAATCGGACTTGCTCCGTTAGAATCTGCGCCGCTTGCCAATTTGGTAGCGGCCTTCCCCGGAAAAATCGCTGTTGCTGACGGAAATACCGAAACAAAAATCGGGGTTTATCCAAACCCATATTACAGCAAAGCCCTCTGGGACGGAAGTGGAACGAGAGATCGAAAAATTTACTTCACCAATTTACCCGAAGAATGTGAAATCACAGTTTTCACTGTGGCTGGTGATATCATCGACCGTTTTACATTCAATAGCCGCACATACGCCGGTGGACAAACATCGTGGAATCGAAAGTTTGGGAATCAAGCGAATACCAAAGCGTATTCTGGCGGTGAAGTTGCGTGGGATTTTATCAGCCGCAGTGATCAGGCGATTTCTTCGGGATTGTATGTTGTTTCAGTCAGAAACCTGAGAAGCGGCGAGATTAAAACGGCACGCTTTGCGGTGGTGAAGTAACTACCGTTACTTACTTTTTTGAGGTGGTTGAGCTTGTCGAAACCACCGTGTCGGTACCCTTTCAGTCATTCCCGCAAGTCACGAAGTGACGCGTCGGGAATCTGTGGTGAGCACAAAAAATGAGGTCATTGAGCCTGTCGAAATGACCGAGGAGTATGCCAGTGGTTTCGACAAGCTCAACCACCGCCTAATTTCAGCGTGCAGGATTCCGGACAAGCCGGAATGACATACAAAAAGAAATTTTTCAAGAATTCAAACCAGAACATTTTTTTCTTAACCTAAATACAGTCATCATGAAAAGAATCTTTACACTGCTTTTTGTGCTTACGGTTGCTTTGAGCTTTACAGGCAGCCTTTCTGCACAATTAAACCGTGGCGAAGTTCGCATCAGCGCAACCAAGCAAACCAACCGCGACTCACTCGCACGGCGTTTTACACGCAGCCCGTTTACACCGGGTACAGCTACAAGCAACAACGGCGATACCGTCACCGTAGTTGGCCAAGTCATTTGGTCGCCATCGACTTCATTTGCCAATACCAACGGTCGTATTTTGCTGCACTTGCAAGACACCGCTCGTGGTGCAAACGGCGAATTTTTACCCTACAGTGCACTTACTTTAAGCGACGCCGTCGGTGCAGGGGCAACACTCGATTCGACCTTAGCCAATTTAGATACCGGCTTTGTGGTTAAAGTAACCTTGCAAACCCGCCACGCGTTTGGTGCCGGTTTCCAAGGCAGCTATGTTGCTTCAACTGAATTTGATAAAATCAATGCACTTTCATATGAAATCATTGATCAACGCCCGATGCCCGCACCGGTGGTCGTTCCAGCAGAGTCGCTCTTTCACCCGCAAACCATCACCGATGTTCGCTTTAATCCGAACGGCACTGCTCAACCGGCCGGTGCTGTAAATTACATGAATGGCGATCAATATGATGGCATGCTCGTTACCATTCCCGGCCCATTTGTTTTAGAAGCGACATCTCGCGTTTTGGCATCAAATGGCCGATATCCCACCTTCTACTTCCGCAAGGGCAATATTCGTATTCCCTTTGGCGATAACAGCAAGTTTTTAAGAGGGGTGAATACTTCATTTACGAACAATCCCGGCGGTGTCTTAACCATCAATGATTCTATTCCTGCAAATGGCTCGATAGTTGAAAGCATTACCGGCGTGGTTGGAAAAGTTCGTTTAGACGGTATTCCCGATGACGGATACCTTGGTAGAACTTCACTTGGTGTGGCCTACCGAATTCACCTCCGCACAAGAGATGATATTAAGCTTTCAACCGAAGCACTTCCGCCTGTCGTAAACCGCATTGAGCGTCCGCTCGCAGCGCCTATTGGGCAGCCCACTGCATTTAGCATCATTACGCGCGATCAAAATCAAGGCGGCGCTGTGAATTCGGTGAAGTTGTTTTTCAATACAACCTTAGATCCAAATTCAAATTTCTTTGGACCATACGACAGCACCAGTGCCACACAATCCAACGATAGCACTTGGGCAGTCAATCTTCCGGCGCTTTTATCAAATCAATATGCCAATTACTTTGTCAAGGTGACGAATACCGCAGGGAAAGTGGCCGTATTCCCCGATACCACCTTGCCTTTCCGCCCGATTATTCGTGGTGCAGCAAGCGGTAACATTTCAGACATTCAATACACACCTTACACCGATAAACGCTCACCACTTTTAGGTTCAACCGTTACCATTACCGGAACAGTGACTTCCGACTCAGCCGACGCTGTTTATGGAAACTATCGTTCTTATTTCATTCAAGATTCAAATTCAGATCTCGGATGGGGTGGAATTCAAGTGATTGTGAATAACACCATTTCAGGTGTAACCCGCGGAACAGTGCTCAATGTTACCGGAACTGTAGTTGAAGCAGACTTAACCGGCGGTGCAGAAGATTTGAATTTGCGGAACGCGGATGCGACCACATCGATTGATGCACGCGGTGGAAGTGTTACCGTGAACGCACAAGCAACTCCTCTTTCTGTTGTTCCTGTGGTTGCCTTACCAAATCTGAGTGCTAATACTTCCGAAGCACTTGAAAGCATGCTTGTGCGTTTCAATAATGTTTATGTCATTGCTAATAACAACGGTTTTGGAGAGTTTACACTTTCGCAAGATAGCCTTGGAACGCTTCAAGGGTATCGTGTGGATGATCTTTCTGGCCACGAGTATAAAGGTACCGGAACTGGTCGCAATCCATCAGCCGTTACAGTCCTTAATGGTGATTTCTTTACCTCGGTCACGGGTGTGAATTACTTTGCACGCAGCACTTTCCGCTTGCTTCCAAGAAAATCGGGTGATTTCACAGGCTATCGCTCCGGTGGTACATCCAATGTTCGAGAGCCCGGTGTGATTCCAACCCGTTTCGACTTGGCTCAGAATTTTCCGAATCCATTTAACCCAACCACAAGCATTCGTTATCAATTGGCCTCTCCAAGCGATGTTCGTTTGGAAGTCTTTGATCTCTTGGGTCGCCGTGTGGCCACTTTAGCCAATACGCGTCAAGTTGCCGGTTCTTATACCGTTAATTTTAACGCTGCGCAACTTTCTTCAGGCGTGTATTTCTATCGCTTGCAAGCCGGAACCAACATCTTTACAAAGAAGATGCTTTTGGTGAAGTAATTGTTTTGAAGAGGCGAAAGCGTTTCGGCGCTTTCGCCTTTTTTGTTTGTTAGTCATTTCGGACGGAGCGTAGCGAAGTGAGAAATCTCAGGTTATCGGACAGTCGGAGATTTCTCAACGCGAGCTTGACGAGCTTAAGAAATTAACGGAATGACATATTGAGAGGTGGTTGAGCCTGTCGAAACCACCGTGTCAGTAGCCTTTCTGTCATTCCCGCAAGTCACGAAGTGACGCGTCGGGAATCTGTGGTGAGCACAAAATTTTTCGCGTGTAGGATTCCGAACGCGTTTCGCTTGTCGGAATGACAAAGAACGAGGTCATTGAGCTTGTCGAAATGACTGAATTTTGTGCCAGTGGTTTCAGGAGGCTCAACCACAACGAAGGTTTTAAGTTTGAGGAAGGTCAGAGATTTCTCGCTGCACTCGAAATGACAATTTTGTAAATCAGTATTCTCTTTCATTTAACCAAACCCATCGAAAGATGGCCAATCATAAGATCAAGTCACTGATTCAAACCATTGCCACTTGCAGTGTGGCATTGATGGTATTGGGAGCATTGCTCGGGTGTGATGAACGCGCGATGAATGCTCCGAATACCTTCTCTGAGCCAAAAACACGGCTTTTTACCGATAGCATTGGCGTTGTGCAATCAAGCCGCGTCACGCTTCGGTGGTTTGGCGATGTTCAGGATGGATTTGTAACGGCTTATTTCGTTTCATTTGACCGTCAAAATTGGCGGTTTACACAGCGGCAGGATAGTGCCTTTTCGCTTCGGCTCTTCACAACCGATACTTCCTTTTCATTTTCAGTTGCAGCCGCAAGAACGGATGGTGGAAATAATCGATATGATACTTCTATTATTCGAGGTGGGTTTAATTTTGGCCCTGAGCCGTTTACGGATGCGAATGGGAATGGCCGTTACGAAAATGGGGAAAATTTTATCGACATTGGCCCGGTTGATACCAATCCGCCTTCGGTTCGGTTTCCGGTTCGCAATTCTTTCCCAACCCTTGAAATTCGTTCTCAAACACCCGATACAACGCTTCCTGTCATTCAATTTGATTTCTTGGTTGCTGATGTTGATGGGCTTGAAACCATTTCGCGCTTGGATATTGCCCTGAATGACTCCCTGTTTTTAGCAGCCAATACAGTTCAAGTGCCGGTGAACAATACTTTTATGCAAGTGTTGCTTTCCGCCACCAATCCGCGCGCTTTAGGAACAACAACAGGACAAGTATTTACAGGCAATTCAACAACGCCGCTTTCTCGAAGTTTACCGAATTGGCAAATCGGAGGAACGAATGTGCTCTATGTTCGTGTGGTGGATGCGGCCGGCGCAGCTTCGCCACGTCTTGCAGCGCTTGACTCCGGTCGAACTTGGTTCACTGCGCCAATCACCTCAACGCTTGCCGTTATTGATGATTTCGGCGAGCTCGCACGAGACCCACTTAATGCTGCCGATACCACAGAAGCCGCCTTACGAATGCTGCTCCCGCGAATTCGTGGTGGGAAATATACAGGGAACAATGCTCCGCAAATTTTAGATATCCGAGCCACAGGCAACACAGACCTTGGCCGAAGAGCCGCTCAATATTCACGACCTTTTGTCCTCTCGCGATTGCTGTTGAATTACAATGTTATTTTGTGGACAGCCGACGGCTTGCCAAATATGGAACTTGCCGCCTTTTCCCTTCCCGACTTGCTGCTTGCCGGAAAAAATGTGCTTTTCAACACCGGCTTTTCTGCGACTCCTACCATATTAGAATTCTCTCCTGCCAGCGGGGTTACAAGGCTTGGGCTTTCGAATTTAAATTCGAACATGACGCTTCCGCCCCTTTCACCTTTTACACAATATCCAACGGTTCGATACAACGGTATTTTAAGGTTTTCGTCGTATCAGCCAGCCGTGATGTCGCTTCAAGTGGGGAGTGAATCAATTTATGAATTGCCGTCTTCGCTTCGCGGGACACTTTCAGCGAATTCAGTTTCTTTGGTTGCAAGAAGAATTTATCGTTCACCTGCCAATCAACCGCTTGGGAGAATCATCTTTTGCACCTCGGCATTTTATCGTGTAGCAAACTTAGCCGGAAATT
Encoded proteins:
- a CDS encoding T9SS type A sorting domain-containing protein, which gives rise to MKRIFTLLFVLTVALSFTGSLSAQLNRGEVRISATKQTNRDSLARRFTRSPFTPGTATSNNGDTVTVVGQVIWSPSTSFANTNGRILLHLQDTARGANGEFLPYSALTLSDAVGAGATLDSTLANLDTGFVVKVTLQTRHAFGAGFQGSYVASTEFDKINALSYEIIDQRPMPAPVVVPAESLFHPQTITDVRFNPNGTAQPAGAVNYMNGDQYDGMLVTIPGPFVLEATSRVLASNGRYPTFYFRKGNIRIPFGDNSKFLRGVNTSFTNNPGGVLTINDSIPANGSIVESITGVVGKVRLDGIPDDGYLGRTSLGVAYRIHLRTRDDIKLSTEALPPVVNRIERPLAAPIGQPTAFSIITRDQNQGGAVNSVKLFFNTTLDPNSNFFGPYDSTSATQSNDSTWAVNLPALLSNQYANYFVKVTNTAGKVAVFPDTTLPFRPIIRGAASGNISDIQYTPYTDKRSPLLGSTVTITGTVTSDSADAVYGNYRSYFIQDSNSDLGWGGIQVIVNNTISGVTRGTVLNVTGTVVEADLTGGAEDLNLRNADATTSIDARGGSVTVNAQATPLSVVPVVALPNLSANTSEALESMLVRFNNVYVIANNNGFGEFTLSQDSLGTLQGYRVDDLSGHEYKGTGTGRNPSAVTVLNGDFFTSVTGVNYFARSTFRLLPRKSGDFTGYRSGGTSNVREPGVIPTRFDLAQNFPNPFNPTTSIRYQLASPSDVRLEVFDLLGRRVATLANTRQVAGSYTVNFNAAQLSSGVYFYRLQAGTNIFTKKMLLVK